Sequence from the Uloborus diversus isolate 005 chromosome 8, Udiv.v.3.1, whole genome shotgun sequence genome:
TGGAAACGTTCAGTTGCTCCACTATCTTGAACCAATTGGCGCAAAAAACCACCTAGCCCTAAATCATGGGTACTCGCGGgcatcgttcgaattcttactacaggtttttaGGTAGAATGGCAGCAAAAAATCGGAAACATACACACGTACTATTCTTAAAGAAAAGTTCAAAACAATGCAGCGAACGTCTGAACTGATCGCCGTCAGAActttttacagttggtagatagcgaatcacaagaaataagataacataaaaaatgaaaagtgcgtTTGCTTGTAGTCTGTAtttatttgctgaaaaacagccaatGGTTATGAAACAAAACGGCAGaaagtttttagaatttatcaagaaacttATTTCTCTCAGTTCCATTTTTAATGGAGACATTCATTTAAGGCAGTTACCATTTATTCGCAAATTTGATGTTTAACACCATTGttatacatttacatttttcttaccgactgaatgagcgaattttgaaTCGGCGACCTCCTAGactggcctggcgacattttgaaccagtgacattttggactggcgataTTTCGACCCgacgacattttggcctggcgacattttgggcaagcgacattttggaccggcgacatgttagaccggcgacattttgggcaggtgacattttggaccggcgacattttggactggcgacattttaggccggcgactttttggaccggcgacattttggactggcgacattttgggcaagcgacattttggaccggcgacattttgggcaagcgacattttggaccggcgacattttagaccggcgacattttggactggcgacattttaggccggcgacattttggactggcgacattttaggccggcgacattttggcagcgacattttgtcccgcgacatttcggtgcgACATTTTGACCCTAAACCCaataatacagggtgtccagcaaaggactccctggtttcaaaattaaatatctcggaaacaaaggaaataaacatataaattggaataaaataaacggtatgtttatcgTGAAACCCATacaaatcatatacaggaacttggaaattagttttaaaaactgtcaACAGGTAGCACTGCACAATGTAATTGCAATAGGAGTCtctataaatagtgctgcgaagagattaattgtttcagcagtagtttagtctctcaaatatgcttacatatacgctagaaattatcgttCAACTTCTTTGCAGCactctattgcaattacagtgtgcagcgccacctgtttgcactttttaaaactaatttccaagtttccgTACATGATTTTTaagggtttcacaataaacatactgtttattttattccaatatcgtcctttgttttcgagatatttaattttgaaaccggggagtcctttgctggacagctggacaccctgtatatgttgCATTCATTTAGCAAAGACCAAAATGATATTACTAATGCAGAGATATTTTTCTATTGCCTTTACAACTGTATTTAACGTAATGTAGTGCGCGGAaaacaagaaaatgaaataagCAGGAGGACTGCGGAAACTTAAAGCCACGAAATGTGTTTCTAATCTGATTTTTGGGcataaatatttgaaactttgTCAAGTCAAGTTGGAGACTTCCTAATGATAAGTGAGAAAAATAGCTATTAAATAATGCAGGAATATAtaattcataaatatttattcaagtttttttaaatgatcattgTGTCATTAGCTTCTATCAGAAATTTGGTGAATTTCCAATTTACAAAATTCCCGATTAAACAGTTGATCCCCACCACTTTGGTTGGATCAAAAAGTTATCGATATTGCGActattatttcaaacatttacatATTTCACAATTTTGATCTCAAGTCATACTACCTAAGTTTATTTTCATTACGCTGATCTACGttcagaaaaagataaatcagaAGACTTtcaattttcagtaaaaaagaaaCTGTTTCTCTATTCTGCAATCCAAATAAGCGgcaaaggaaaatttttttctaatacgtTTTAGCTAAagataaaaaatgtttataatataCTTCAGATAAAATATTCGAAATAGCTCATTTACggttaaaatgtttgaataagtTTCTGCTGTGTTGAttgaccagttaggattaaattCTGCTTGACTCGGTTTACGATGTATCTTCTTGTATGGTAAAACTGCTACTATTTCTAATTAGAGAACCCACAGGAAGAGTGTTGGATCTCAGAGCCAGAATGACGTAAGTCTAAACTCTCGCTGTAGTCACACTCGCGCTGTAGTAAAAGATTTTTCACTCAatacaaaacataaaacattacaaaaatgtaTCCTCTGCGATTCCTGTATCCTCTGCGATTTTGTAATTCTGATTTTCGTTCCATAAAAAACAGAGGTATTTACAGAAATCGATTTGTACTTCTACTGTGACATACAAGGTGTTGAGTAACCTTAAACATATAAAAACTCACAGAATATTCATGGCAGTTATTGTTTGGCATCAAAAATGAATAAGGACGGACGCAATAAACAATGCCAGGTGAATAAAACGCAACGCAGCAGAGTTTACAAGTTTGGCTTCTGTTTGTTCTTCTAGAAATCTTCGACATCTTTTTTGAAAAGGGTCATAAGAGAAATTTTCACtgcatttaaacttttctttcccTTCTCTTTCAAGCCAAAATCCACGAGAGAACACAACTTTAACCGCTTCAGGGTTTTCATCTGATTCAACAGGTGCATACGTACGCCCAACACAATCTACTTCCTTCAAACTAACTCCGTTACACAAAGCACAATGAGCGTTCTTGTAATACACATTCgaattcttttctttcctttctccGTAGTAGTATCCACACATCTTCGACACAGCATTATCTGTGTAATTTCTTGGGCACTGAGAAATCATATTTGGAGCACAATATTTAAGTTTACCATACACGTCGTTAGGttgataaaacaaaaatgaacacGACACAAATGAATCATTAACTTTTAACCCCCATTTCCCTAGACTCTCGTTTAAAGTCAGAAAATTTCTAATGTACTTTT
This genomic interval carries:
- the LOC129227727 gene encoding uncharacterized protein LOC129227727 produces the protein MNPSMLRLLFTVAIAVNKIKALDVSVKGDGCSTFDRCTIKDIFRTCSCDTDCHEYGTCCVDAESFPLMSANEMKYFCSSEQVTTPVFSKRSCSKDFKGHVETIGACSDQDRDPGDMMGNLLITSSKTKITYANKNCAICNNEMDENLHYWTIEVSCPARFRELSFNQKYIRNFLTLNESLGKWGLKVNDSFVSCSFLFYQPNDVYGKLKYCAPNMISQCPRNYTDNAVSKMCGYYYGERKEKNSNVYYKNAHCALCNGVSLKEVDCVGRTYAPVESDENPEAVKVVFSRGFWLEREGKEKFKCSENFSYDPFQKRCRRFLEEQTEAKLVNSAALRFIHLALFIASVLIHF